A stretch of Camelina sativa cultivar DH55 chromosome 18, Cs, whole genome shotgun sequence DNA encodes these proteins:
- the LOC104760674 gene encoding uncharacterized protein LOC104760674, with protein sequence MHAKTDSEVTSLSASSPTRSPRRPAYFVQSPSRDSHDGEKTATSFHSTPVLTSPMGSPPHSHSSSSRFSKINGSKRKGHAGEKQFARIEEEGLLDDGDRQQEALPRRCYVLAFIVGFSLLFAFFSLILYAAAKPQKPKISVKSITFEQLKVQAGQDAGGIGTDMITMNATLRMLYRNTGTFFGVHVTSSPIDLSFSQITIGSGTIKKFYQSRKSQRTVVVNVLGDKTPLYGSGSTLVPPPPPAPIPTKPKRKKGPIVIIEPPAPPAPVPMRLNFTVRSRAYVLGKLVQPKFYKRIVCLINFEHKKLSKHIPLTNNCTVTSI encoded by the exons ATGCACGCCAAGACCGACTCGGAGGTGACAAGCCTCTCGGCTTCATCTCCGACTAGATCTCCCCGTCGTCCAGCCTACTTCGTCCAATCTCCGTCACGTGACTCTCACGATGGAGAGAAGACAGCAACATCATTCCACTCAACACCTGTACTCACCAGCCCGATGGGATCTCCACCGCATTCTCACTCTTCATCGAGCCGCTTCTCCAAGATCAACGGCTCTAAACGCAAGGGTCACGCTGGAGAAAAACAGTTTGCtaggattgaagaagaaggtctTCTTGATGATGGAGACAGACAACAAGAAGCTTTGCCTCGTCGATGCTATGTCTTAGCCTTCATTGTTGGGTTCTCTTTGctctttgctttcttctctttgattcttTATGCTGCTGCTAAACCTCAGAAACCTAAGATCTCTGTTAAG AGTATAACGTTTGAGCAACTTAAGGTTCAAGCTGGACAAGATGCTGGAGGTATAGGAACTGATATGATCACGATGAACGCGACGCTGAGAATGTTGTACCGTAACACTGGTACTTTCTTTGGTGTTCATGTCACGTCTTCTCCTATTGATCTTAGTTTCTCTCAGATCACTATTGGTTCTGGCACT attaaaaaattttatcAGTCAAGAAAAAGCCAAAGAACAGTGGTGGTGAATGTACTTGGAGACAAAACTCCTCTCTATGGAAGTGGCTCAACCTTAGTCCCACCACCACCTCCTGCACCAATTCCAACAAAACCCAAGAGGAAGAAAGGACCCATCGTGATCATCGAACCACCAGCGCCTCCTGCTCCAGTACCTATGAGGCTTAACTTCACCGTTAGATCTCGGGCTTACGTCTTGGGGAAGTTAGTTCAACCCAAGTTCTACAAGAGAATCGTGTGTTTGATTAATTTCGAACACAAGAAACTCAGCAAACATATTCCACTAACGAATAATTGCACTGTCACATctatttaa
- the LOC104760676 gene encoding thioredoxin-like protein Clot encodes MTVKKIDANPSTLESVLQELKSDETNRSKISFILFLADDEPTTGRSWCPDCVRAEPVIFKTLEEFPEEVNLIRAYAGDRPTWRTPAHPWRVDPRFKLTGVPTLVRWDGESVKGRLEDHQAHVPNLIMPLLAPAT; translated from the exons ATGACGGTGAAGAAGATCGACGCGAATCCATCAACCTTAGAATCAGTGTTACAAGAATTGAAATCGGACGAAACCAATCGCAGCAAGATCAGTTTCATACTCTTCCTCGCCGACGATGAACCCACCACCGGTCGCAGCTGGTGTCCAG ACTGTGTTAGAGCTGAACCTGTGATTTTCAAGACTCTAGAGGAGTTTCCAGAGGAGGTGAATCTGATCCGTGCTTACGCCGGAGATAGACCGACTTGGAGGACTCCAGCGCATCCGTGGAGGGTTGATCCACGGTTTAAGCTCACCGGAGTGCCTACTCTTGTTCGTTGGGATGGTGAATCTGTTAAGGGACGTCTTGAGGATCATCAAGCTCACGTTCCTAACTTGATCATGCCCCTTCTTGCGCCAGCCACTTGA